A part of Saccharomonospora amisosensis genomic DNA contains:
- the pheT gene encoding phenylalanine--tRNA ligase subunit beta, producing the protein MRVPVSWLKEHLELSDDVTAEQLADAFVRVGIEVDGVHELEPVQGPLVIGRVVEITELTEFKKPIRYCRVDVGAVAGDADRDEDSADRDAVESVLPPTNGIICGATNFAEGDLVVVALPGAVLPGGFAISARKTYGHVSEGMICSARELGLGDDHTGILVLPSGTAGPGDDAHEVLDFDDAVLELEPTPDLGHTLSVRGLVRELGCALDAPFGDPGAQDVPDAETDAWPVHIEDTEGCRRFVLRRVTGLDAGVPTPWWMRRRLLLAGMRPISLAVDVTNYVMLELGHPLHAFDTGSIKGDLVVRRAKAGEKLTTLDDVERELDPDDVVIADDTGAISLAGTMGGASTEISSSSTDVLLEAAHWDPASISRTARRHRLFSEAAKRFERFTDPELCAVAVERAARLLRQYGDGGIQPGRTDEGQVDPPAAITMPISLPDQVAGVRYERGVTVRRLTQIGCRVAIGTGDDGTAVVTAVPPSWRADLVQPMDLVEEVLRLEGYDSIPSVLPAAPAGRGLTEAQRRRRAVSRALAEAGYVEVLPFPFVSASVWDAFSLPDDDARRRTMTVLNPLESDKNQLATTLLPGLLETLQRNISRGLRDLALYHIGQVVRPGAEQGAAPDPRVDRRPDERELAALEAAVPAQPLHVAAVLTGQRRRAGWWGAGEDANWADAVQAARLIGEAAGVKVRTESADMLPWHPGRCARLLVDGVPVGHAGELHPKVVEALELPRRTVAMELDLDAVPLVRRRPAPSISPFPPVLLDVALVVDAQVPSAELADALRGGAGDLIEDVTLFDSYTGEQIGEGNRSLAYKLRFRAPDRTLTVEEATRARDAAVEAAKERFGAVLRG; encoded by the coding sequence GTGCGGGTCCCCGTCAGCTGGCTGAAAGAACACCTCGAGCTCAGCGACGACGTCACGGCGGAGCAGCTTGCGGACGCCTTCGTGCGCGTCGGCATCGAGGTCGACGGCGTGCACGAACTCGAACCGGTACAGGGGCCGCTCGTCATCGGCCGGGTCGTCGAGATCACCGAGCTCACCGAGTTCAAGAAGCCGATCAGGTACTGCCGGGTGGACGTGGGCGCGGTCGCAGGCGACGCCGACCGCGACGAAGACAGTGCCGACCGTGACGCTGTCGAGTCCGTGTTGCCACCCACCAACGGCATCATCTGCGGTGCCACCAACTTCGCGGAGGGCGACCTGGTCGTGGTCGCACTGCCGGGTGCCGTGCTGCCAGGCGGGTTCGCCATCTCGGCGCGCAAGACGTACGGGCACGTCAGCGAGGGCATGATCTGCTCGGCGCGCGAACTCGGCCTCGGCGACGACCACACGGGCATCCTCGTGCTGCCCTCCGGCACGGCCGGTCCCGGCGACGACGCTCACGAGGTACTGGACTTCGACGACGCCGTGCTGGAGCTGGAACCAACCCCGGACCTCGGCCACACGCTGTCGGTCCGCGGCCTGGTGCGGGAACTGGGGTGCGCGCTGGACGCGCCGTTCGGCGACCCGGGCGCACAGGACGTGCCCGACGCCGAGACCGACGCGTGGCCGGTGCACATCGAGGACACCGAAGGCTGCCGCAGATTCGTGCTGCGCAGGGTGACCGGGCTCGACGCGGGTGTGCCTACTCCGTGGTGGATGCGGCGCAGGCTGCTGCTGGCGGGGATGCGTCCCATCTCGCTGGCCGTGGACGTCACCAACTACGTGATGCTCGAACTCGGCCACCCGCTGCACGCCTTCGACACCGGGTCCATCAAGGGTGACCTGGTGGTGCGCAGGGCCAAGGCGGGGGAGAAGCTCACCACGCTCGACGACGTCGAGCGGGAGCTGGACCCCGACGACGTGGTGATCGCCGACGACACCGGGGCGATCTCGCTTGCGGGCACCATGGGCGGGGCGAGCACCGAGATCAGCTCCAGCAGCACCGACGTGCTGCTGGAGGCGGCGCACTGGGACCCGGCGTCGATCAGCAGGACCGCCCGAAGGCACCGGCTGTTCTCCGAGGCCGCCAAGCGTTTCGAGCGCTTCACCGACCCGGAGTTGTGCGCCGTGGCCGTCGAGCGCGCGGCCCGGCTGCTGCGGCAGTACGGCGACGGTGGCATCCAGCCTGGCCGCACCGACGAGGGGCAGGTCGATCCGCCCGCCGCCATCACGATGCCGATCAGCCTGCCCGACCAGGTGGCGGGGGTGCGCTACGAGCGCGGTGTCACCGTGCGCAGGCTGACCCAGATCGGTTGCCGGGTCGCGATCGGCACCGGCGACGACGGCACCGCCGTGGTCACAGCCGTACCGCCGAGCTGGCGCGCTGACCTCGTACAGCCCATGGACCTCGTGGAGGAGGTGCTGCGGCTGGAGGGCTACGACAGCATCCCGTCTGTGCTGCCCGCCGCGCCGGCGGGCCGTGGGCTCACCGAGGCGCAACGCCGCAGGCGCGCCGTCTCAAGGGCACTGGCGGAGGCGGGCTACGTCGAGGTGCTGCCGTTCCCGTTCGTCTCGGCGTCGGTGTGGGACGCGTTCTCGCTGCCCGACGACGACGCACGCAGGCGCACCATGACCGTGCTCAACCCGCTGGAGTCGGACAAGAACCAGCTCGCGACCACGCTGCTGCCGGGGTTGCTGGAGACGTTGCAGCGCAACATCTCGCGCGGCTTGCGTGATCTGGCGCTGTACCACATCGGGCAGGTCGTGCGGCCGGGGGCGGAGCAGGGCGCGGCGCCCGACCCGAGGGTGGACCGCAGGCCGGACGAGCGGGAACTGGCCGCGCTCGAGGCGGCCGTGCCCGCCCAGCCGTTGCACGTCGCGGCGGTACTTACCGGGCAGCGCAGGCGCGCGGGCTGGTGGGGCGCCGGTGAGGACGCCAACTGGGCCGACGCGGTCCAGGCCGCGCGGCTCATCGGCGAGGCCGCGGGCGTGAAGGTTCGCACCGAGTCGGCGGACATGCTGCCGTGGCACCCGGGTCGCTGTGCGCGCCTGCTCGTGGACGGCGTTCCGGTCGGCCACGCGGGTGAGCTGCACCCGAAGGTGGTCGAGGCGCTTGAGCTGCCGAGGCGGACGGTGGCGATGGAACTCGACCTGGACGCCGTGCCGCTGGTGCGGCGCAGGCCCGCACCGTCGATCTCGCCGTTCCCTCCGGTGCTGCTCGACGTCGCGCTCGTGGTGGACGCCCAGGTCCCCTCGGCCGAGTTGGCCGACGCGCTGCGCGGCGGTGCGGGCGACTTGATCGAGGACGTCACGCTGTTCGACAGCTACACCGGTGAGCAGATCGGCGAGGGCAACCGGTCGCTGGCGTACAAGCTGCGGTTCCGCGCGCCTGACCGCACGCTCACGGTGGAGGAGGCGACGCGGGCGCGGGACGCGGCGGTGGAGGCCGCGAAGGAGCGCTTCGGGGCGGTTCTGCGCGGCTGA